In a single window of the Dreissena polymorpha isolate Duluth1 chromosome 3, UMN_Dpol_1.0, whole genome shotgun sequence genome:
- the LOC127871289 gene encoding uncharacterized protein LOC127871289 — protein sequence MTSEESVTSRKDWMTTRNRLVTTGETVDIQERLELGEAYTETAQCVCGKICKNARGLKIHRSRKGCQPDPEQRQCTDLSGETQEDHSQEEHHSAEDLHESEVEQVDKPTRPEPDLGSQGSRTDDRLERIKWPAMNEKQWKEFDEDVDGIVEQVLLGTVERKLRSMCRLIYAVGKERFGVTPSERKQTTVAKNRRQIEIEKLRKDLRNLGNQYRQASELEKIGLQELRDHTRRRLQDLRKAERIRKARRDKARQRSRFLSNPYGFSKEILEEKKAGQLNCSKEEVEEHLKNTHSDQARHMRMEGHERIAPVPMPIVAFTEGEPTLKEVQDIIKKARSKSAPGPNGIPYKVYKSCPKLLRRLWKLLKVVWRKGDVPVEWQRAEGIFVPKEEVSKDIGQFRTISLLNVEGKIFMSVVARRLTTFMTSNGYIDTSAQKGGVPGFSGCIEHTCAISQLIREAKINKTDLTVVWLDLANAYGTVPHQVIEFALKYHHVPEHIQSIVRSYYRNINMRFTTKNFTTSWIQLQKGIVTGCTVSVVLFIAAMNLIIKAGDRESRGPKTQTDIRLPPQRGFMDDLTITTESHIQARWILSALEDVVSWARMAFKPRKSRFLILRRGKGWQKTTLRVQGEDIPSLIDNPVKCLGKWFDTTLGDSRNNTERIRQQLRNGLAKIEGTGLPGKFKAWLFQHGLLPRLLWPLMLYEIPTSTVDSLESMINKSLRRWFGLPPCMTSIGLYNRTGMLQLPLSSIVEEYKVSKARLVLTLRDSSDMSIRNAGIEVRTGRRWSASNAVEQAESRLRHQDIVGTSCQGRQGLGLNTRQPWSSATTVQRRELVQSEIRKEEEEIRKVKAVQMGSQGSWTKWQTTGRKLSWTDIWKYQFFQLQFLIRAVYDVLPTPANLQRWGLIETAECTLCGGRATLDHILSSCKEALAQGRYRWRHDQVLREVADTLERHKKKARVHAGAKHINFVPAGTVMKGTKGGHPSILDGTNDWELRADLMKQLQFPDIVHTTLRPDIVMVSGKTKKIILVELTVPWEERCTQAHERKKAKYEDLVQECREAGWRAWNYPIEVGCRGFPAPSLGKMFQDMGIEGQARKLAIKKVSQAAERSSSWLWLRRNASSWKPSTNG from the exons ATGACTTCTGAGGAATCAGTGACTTCCAGGAAAGACTGGATGACAACCAGGAATAGATTGGTGACAACTGGAGAGACAGTGGACATCCAGGAGAGACTGGAATTGG GTGAGGCCTATACAGAGACAGCTCAGTGTGTTTGCGGGAAAATCTGTAAGAATGCCAGGGGTCTCAAGATACACCGGTCTAGGAAGGGTTGTCAGCCTGATCCGGAGCAGAGACAGTGCACAGACTTGTCTGGTGAGACACAGGAGGACCACAGCCAGGAAGAACACCACAGTGCTGAGGATCTCCACGAATCTGAGGTGGAACAGGTGGATAAGCCTACAAGACCAGAACCTGATCTTGGTAGCCAGGGCAGTCGTACAGATGACAGACTAGAGCGCATCAAATGGCCAGCTATGAACGAGAAACAGTGGAAGGAGTTTGATGAGGATGTAGATGGCATCGTGGAACAGGTGTTACTTGGAACAGTAGAAAGGAAACTGCGGAGTATGTGTAGACTGATATATGCAGTCGGGAAGGAAAGATTTGGGGTGACACCATCGGAAAGGAAGCAGACTACAGTCGCCAAGAACAGACGGCAGATAGAAATAGAGAAGTTGAGGAAGGACCTTCGCAACTTGGGGAACCAGTACAGACAGGCATCAGAGCTAGAGAAAATTGGTCTACAGGAACTACGAGACCACACCAGACGCAGACTTCAAGACCTGAGGAAAGCGGAAAGGATACGAAAAGCCAGAAGGGATAAGGCCAGACAAAGATCACGATTTCTTTCCAATCCCTATGGTTTTAGCAAGGAAATCCTTGAAGAGAAGAAAGCGGGACAGCTGAATTGTTCTAAAGAGGAGGTTGAAGAGCATCTGAAGAACACGCACTCTGATCAGGCGAGACATATGCGGATGGAGGGACATGAACGCATAGCCCCAGTACCCATGCCCATTGTTGCATTTACTGAGGGAGAACCAACCCTCAAGGAGGTCCAAGATATAATCAAGAAGGCTAGATCCAAGTCAGCACCAGGCCCAAATGGAATACCTTACAAGGTGTACAAGTCATGCCCAAAACTGCTGAGACGGTTGTGGAAACTATTGAAGGTGGTCTGGCGTAAAGGAGATGTACCTGTGGAGTGGCAGCGAGCAGAAGGCATCTTCGTCCCAAAGGAGGAGGTTTCCAAGGATATTGGACAGTTCCGGACAATATCATTGTTGAATGTGGAGGGCAAGATCTTCATGTCAGTGGTTGCCAGGCGTCTTACAACATTCATGACCAGTAATGGGTACATTGACACATCAGCACAGAAGGGAGGTGTTCCAGGATTCTCTGGCTGCATTGAACACACATGCGCTATTAGCCAGTTAATCAGGGAAGCTAAGATCAACAAGACAGATCTCACAGTTGTATGGCTGGATCTAGCAAATGCGTATGGCACGGTACCCCACCAGGTAATAGAGTTTGCTCTGAAATACCACCATGTACCAGAACATATTCAGAGCATTGTCAGAAGCTACTACAGAAACATCAACATGCGCTTCACAACAAAGAACTTTACAACATCCTGGATACAGCTTCAGAAGGGGATTGTAACCGGCTGCACAGTGTCAGTAGTACTGTTCATCGCCGCTATGAATCTCATCATCAAAGCCGGAGACAGGGAGTCAAGGGGACCGAAGACCCAGACAGATATCAGACTTCCACCACAGAGGGGATTTATGGATGATCTGACTATCACAACAGAGTCCCACATACAAGCTCGATGGATCCTATCAGCCCTTGAAGATGTTGTGTCATGGGCTAGAATGGCCTTCAAACCAAGGAAGTCAAGATTTCTTATCTTGAGAAGAGGTAAAGGCTGGCAGAAGACAACACTCAGGGTACAGGGCGAGGATATCCCATCACTTATTGACAACCCCGTCAAGTGCTTGGGTAAATGGTTTGACACCACACTGGGTGATAGCAGAAATAACACAGAGCGCATCAGGCAGCAACTGAGGAATGGGCTTGCAAAGATAGAGGGAACAGGCCTACCAGGGAAGTTCAAGGCATGGCTTTTCCAGCATGGCCTCCTGCCCCGTCTTCTGTGGCCACTAATGTTGTATGAGATCCCAACATCGACGGTTGATAGCTTGGAAAGCATGATAAACAAGAGCCTGAGACGATGGTTTGGACTTCCACCATGTATGACAAGTATTGGACTCTACAACAGAACCGGAATGTTGCAGCTCCCTCTTTCATCAATTGTAGAGGAGTACAAAGTTAGTAAGGCAAGGCTCGTGTTGACCCTACGAGACTCTAGTGACATGAGCATTAGAAATGCAGGGATAGAGGTCAGAACTGGAAGAAGATGGTCAGCATCGAATGCAGTTGAGCAGGCAGAGAGTCGACTGAGACATCAAGACATAGTGGGAACAAGTTGTCAAGGTAGACAGGGACTCGGCTTGAACACTAGACAACCGTGGAGTTCAGCCACAACAGTCCAAAGAAGAGAACTTGTTCAGAGCGAAATCCGAAAGGAAGAAGAAGAGATAAGAAAGGTGAAAGCAGTCCAGATGGGGAGCCAGGGAAGTTGGACAAAGTGGCAGACAACAGGGAGGAAACTGTCATGGACAGATATCTGGAAGTACCAGTTTTTTCAACTGCAGTTCCTGATCCGGGCAGTTTATGATGTCTTGCCAACACCGGCGAATCTCCAGAGATGGGGGCTGATAGAAACAGCAGAATGCACCCTATGTGGAGGAAGAGCTACCCTGGACCACATCTTGTCCTCGTGTAAGGAAGCACTTGCCCAGGGGAGATACCGCTGGAGACATGACCAGGTACTCCGAGAGGTAGCGGATACACTTGAGAGACACAAGAAGAAGGCACGAGTACATGCAGGGGCAAAGCACATCAACTTTGTACCAGCAGGGACAGTAATGAAGGGTACAAAGGGAGGACATCCGAGTATCCTAGACGGCACAAATGACTGGGAACTACGGGCAGATCTTATGAAACAGctgcagtttccagacattgtccACACTACCCTACGCCCAGACATTGTGATGGTCTCCGGAAAGACAAAGAAGATCATCCTGGTAGAGCTGACTGTCCCGTGGGAAGAAAGATGTACTCAGGCACATGAGAGAAAGAAGGCCAAGTACGAAGATCTCGTCCAGGAATGTAGAGAGGCCGGGTGGAGAGCATGGAACTACCCGATTGAAGTGGGATGCAGAGGGTTTCCTGCACCATCGCTGGGAAAGATGTTCCAGGATATGGGAATAGAGGGACAGGCGAGAAAGCTGGCCATTAAGAAGGTATCACAGGCAGCAGAAAGAAGCTCCAGCTGGCTGTGGCTAAGGAGGAACGCCAGTAGCTGGAAGCCATCCACTAATgggtag